The Helianthus annuus cultivar XRQ/B chromosome 15, HanXRQr2.0-SUNRISE, whole genome shotgun sequence genomic sequence accatccatgtactttactctaaaaggtattttatttatataaataatatgCTCGCGATCCTCAAGATTGTTTATTGATTGAACTTTAGTTgtggctcgagctcgtttaatcTCGGCTCGATCTCAGCTTTTAACGAGTGAATCTCAAGGTTCATTGTCTTTACTAACGAATATTGCTTATGTAGAATGAAATTCTAGGCAAGCGGCTAGCTCACGGGTACCCATACCTTGAGGCTGAGGTGGCATACTGTGCACGGAACGAGTACTGTGAATCTGCAGTAGATTTCATTGCTAGAAGATCCCGACTTGCTTTTCTTGACACTGATGCTGCCAGCAAAGCATTGCCACGCGTGATTGAGATATTGGCAGTGGAACACAAATGGGACAAGTCAAGGCAGAAGGAAGAGTTCCAGATGGCGACGAAGTTTCTGGAAACATTCCGGTCGTCGAAAAACGCTCATTTTGATGACGGAAAACATACATAGTTTTGTTTACTCACTCATTGGTAAATAGTTGGTTTCTTTCCTTTATGACATCGGGTTTGTACCCTATGTTCGGGTGGCTGTACATTTCATGGTGCAAATATCCCGACATACTCGACGACCTAACTAAGAAATAAAACTTGTGTATGGATTCTTGATTTTGTTTTCATGTTAAGAAagcattaattttttttttttttttttggtttgttaCACTGAGCCCATGTTACACCACAACCTAATGTGTGTCTCGATCGACGGGATATCTGATAAGGTGGAAGTCGTCTTGTTAGTTCTACATGTCGTTACATTGATAGATCGTTTTTACCTCCGCACAACGACGTGGCAAGCACATAATGTCGATTTATCCACTTTCCTATAAAAGGTATCAGTCCGTTATTTTGTAACCGCTACTCTTGCTTCTTTGTTCTCTCTCAAGAACTACGCCGACCTTCCATTATATCAGCTTTTGTTCCTTCTACATACTAAGACCATGAATCAATCGGTATCGATGTTGAAGAACAAACTCCTAATGATGATCGCCGTTGATGGCACCATCAAGCCGGTATAATAGCAACTCCAAACTAAGGACTCATGCGCAAAACATAAACACGGTGCacacatttttttttctaaacatgATTAGATTAGACCATTCAAGCTCTTCAACACTTCCATAATTTCTAACAAAAAAGGTCTCGACATAAGGTTTTATTGTAACTATTACCTCCCATAACTATACTTGGGAAAGAGCCACGTTATCTCTTTCCCCAAAACCTTGTGTTTATCAGTTGTCCACAACTGATGAACACAAGTATGGGCCAGTAATTACCTAACCGCCACTTTTCAACTCGTTATTCTCCTTGGTCAAATCACCAATGCGAGAGTGGAGAACGTTGATCATAGCATGGGCCCGCATCACTTCAACCTTTAAGTTCTCCTTCTCGATCGACTCATTTCGGATCCTGGCCTCCAATTGGCTAATGTACTTCAGGTACACCGGATGAAGGGATTTCTCAAGGGTAGAAGCGTCAAATGACGGTGATGAAATGGTCATCGGATGAGTTTCTTTGGTTGCAATCGCCTCCGGTAAACGGAAATCAACAAGTGCGGATGACAAGTTGGTTGTTTTTGGATCTTGACTAGTTGTCGTCGAATCGTCTGAACCGTTTGCATTGGAGGAGCTCGGGTCAACTTGTTTGAACCTTTTGTTAACCAAAGAAAGAGTCTTGACATCGGGTTCGTCGTCTGAACCGTTTGCATTGGAGGAGCTCGGGTCAACTTGTTTGAACCTTTTGTTAACCAAAGAGAGAGTCTCGACATCGGGTTCGTCGTCTGAACCGTTTGCATTGGAGGAGCTCGGGTCAACTTGTTTGAACCTTTTGTTAACCAAAGAGAGAGTCTCGACATCGGGTTCGTCGTCCGAACCGTTTGCATTGGAGGAGCTCGGGTCAGCTTGTTTTAACCTTTTGTTAAGCAAAGAGAGAGGTTCGACCTCGGGTTCAGATTTTAAACCGTTTTCATCTTCTGATCTTACCCTTTTGCCCACAAAATCGATTGTTTGAGTACCCATCTGAAATTCATCATAAAAAACGTAAAAGATTTAAACTTTATGATGAAACGAAACAAAAGAACAAACACCCAGATACGGAAAGATTATGATAACTATACTGCATATGTAGATTAGCTAAAAGATCTTATCCGAGTAACGATCATGTTCCTTCGTTGCTTTTTGATGTAAAACAAGCCACCACAAGTAAAACCTAAAATGTGAATTCAATAACCTAATGACAAGGGGTAATAATGTGGTTAACCAAAAATTTTTATTTAGTCCCAAGCTTTTTAAAattacacggatggtccctgtggtttgcactttgtaacgcatttagtccccaacttttgccaaaagtacatggatggtccctatggtatgcactttgtaacgcatttagtcactaaatgttggggactaaatgcagtacaaaccacatggaccatccatgtacttttggctaaagttggggactaaatacgttacaaagtgcaaaccacagggaccatccgtgtacttttgaaaagctagggactaaatccaaaactttggttaaccacagggaccatccgtgaaCTTTACTCATCGTAAAAATACGTACGTTACATGCATGGGACAAGTTTATAATACCTGTACAATGTCGTTTTGAGTTCCATCCGCGTTAGTCGTATCCTCATCCGGTTCTCCACCTGGAACAAAGAGGGTCTTGTCATCTTCCCATTCTTCCTCGAGAAACGGTGCGTAACGGTCTTTCGTCGGCGGTCCTAAACCCCTCTTTTCAAAGATTCTGCATAACACAAACGCGTCCTTTCCTCCCGGAAACGAGAACGAGAATTCCTTTCAGTCTAATATTTCAGTACGCATAAATAGTTACAAGTACGAACGATCGCGTGTGATTCAAACCTGTGCTACTTGGGCTCCCTCCAATTCCTGATCAGAAAGTCGATATTCATGCATGACCCAATTGGTGCGCTTTCCATCTGGGGCGCGACCAACATGGAAAACCAACGTCTTTTTCGACCCTATTGGTTGGCCTTTATGGTGTACGGATCGGTCCTTCCCGGTGGCTTTCCAATAGCCTCGACCAGTGGCACGGTTCAACCGAGAACCGTTGCCGTACTTCTTATCTACGGGACTGAAGAAGTACCATTCTTGGTCTCTTGAATTCAATTGAGAATAGTCTAGAAAACCACAAATAACAAAACAGATATCAACATCTTTGTCGTAAACATACATATTACATATGCAAGACGTATCACAATCTTTACGCTGAAACCAGTCCGTAAATAACACAAATACATAGGCACCCAGGCAAGTGGACCCCGCATGTGTCGGGCAAACTTGGGTCTACATTTCTGCTAGGGATTGTTTCCACAACTCGAACCTATGACCTACAGGTCACATGGCAGCAACCTTACCGTCGCTCCAAGATTCGCCCTTTTTCTTTAAAATTCATCCATTTTTACACAATGTTGTCAAAAATTATATCTATTAACTTCTAATTTTCCAAATAAAGATGCTTCTAATTCTAATACACCCCAAACACCATAACAAACCAATTAGACTTCTATTATTTCTATTAAAACTCCTAATTTCCTTATGAAAAGTACCCATTTCTAAacaaattttcatcaaaaatcaaTCATCCCAAATTTCTAATTCAAGTCACAATACaatgaataaaaaaaaaaaacttacccTTTTTAACTctattcacaaaaaaaaaaaaaaaaaaaaaaaaaaaaatgaaatttgcTTTCTATTACTTTTCATTCATATTTgtcaagttacatcaaaacagaagttagacgggcaacaagctgcgccgccacccttttctgaattgcaaaccctaatctactaaagaCAAAACAATTGTTGTTGTTGACCGTTGGCCCTGGTTAGGAATTGGATAGCTTCTTGTGCTAGAGAGCCAAACGTGTCAAAGGCAAAATGTGTCACAAAAACAAACAATAACCAATCTTTTACTACAATTGATCAAACATGTTAGAATTCCATAACCTAAACCCCTAAATTCACCAACTCACCAATCCCactaaataaattaaaaaaaaaaaaacaaaatttaatcaAACCCATAAAAGATCAACAATTACCGGCAAGTTCCCACGGCTCCGATTTATAAACATCAATTTCCGAAACCGATTGAAATCGAAAGGGCTTCCCACACACTTTGCGCCTCAGATAATACCTTACAAGCTCTTCATCAGTCGGGTGGAAACGAAACCCGGGTGCAAGGGAGGATTGAGGGGGTGGTTGTTGTGGTGTGATGATCGGTTCATGATTCATGGTTATTTGAAGCAGAATTTTTGGAATTGGAGATGTGGGTATGGTTAATTTGGGGTCAGGAAGTAAAGGGGTTGATGGAAAGTTCGAAATCGGATCATCGGAATTGGGGATTTAGGGGAAGTGAGTGAGTTGATGAATGATATGTGTGTTTGATTGATTGCCTGTTGGTTAAGAAACCCAGGTGACTGGATACTTGACACGaggtatatgtgtgtgtgtatatatatgtacgTAGTTGTGTGTGTATATACGAGAGAGTTAAGTTTAAGTCTGTAAACAAATGAAGTCGAGGAGTCGAGTCGAGTCGAGCTGTAAGTGTATGAAAATTTAGTTGTGTGTGTAGGAGAGTCAACTCTAGTTGTCTTTGAGAGAGTTAAGTTTAAGTCTGTAAACAAGTCGAGTTAAGTCGAGCTGTAAGTGTATGAAAATTTAGTTGTGGAATGGACGATGCTCAAGTTTGAGCTTGATTGGCGTTTATTGACTCAAGCTCGTTTAAATTTTATTATGTTAAAAGAAAGTATATTTTAGAAGTTTAATTGAAGGTTATTAAGCTTGTTTTAAAAATGATTTAAATGTTATATGTGTACATGTTAAATGATATGGTTTGTTAGAGCATCTCCAATTTGACATTTTTAGGTGGCTTTTAATTGAGAAAGAGAAGGAGGTGGAAGAGAGAAGACTGGATGAAGTTATTGTGAAGGAACAGCCTCAAACAGGTTTGTGAGATGATGGAAAAGAGAGGAACTTTGAGGTTATTTTTGGGTGTTCTGCAAAAGGTGGGAGAGAAAGTGTGTGCAAGATGCGCCATCATCCGCCTTTTTTAGGTCTCCTTATTGGagatgattttaaactcaatggAAATGTTGCTTTTTTGAACTCTCGGTTATTACAATGGATTGTTGGAACAATCCACCGGCTTTCTTCCAAGttatcttctttcttcttctttttctcttcCCAATCAGAGTATCCAATACGAAGATGCTAAAAACATGCCTAATCAACACTTGTCCAAAAACCTTAATAAC encodes the following:
- the LOC110922753 gene encoding NAC domain containing protein 50: MNHEPIITPQQPPPQSSLAPGFRFHPTDEELVRYYLRRKVCGKPFRFQSVSEIDVYKSEPWELADYSQLNSRDQEWYFFSPVDKKYGNGSRLNRATGRGYWKATGKDRSVHHKGQPIGSKKTLVFHVGRAPDGKRTNWVMHEYRLSDQELEGAQVAQDAFVLCRIFEKRGLGPPTKDRYAPFLEEEWEDDKTLFVPGGEPDEDTTNADGTQNDIVQMGTQTIDFVGKRVRSEDENGLKSEPEVEPLSLLNKRLKQADPSSSNANGSDDEPDVETLSLVNKRFKQVDPSSSNANGSDDEPDVETLSLVNKRFKQVDPSSSNANGSDDEPDVKTLSLVNKRFKQVDPSSSNANGSDDSTTTSQDPKTTNLSSALVDFRLPEAIATKETHPMTISSPSFDASTLEKSLHPVYLKYISQLEARIRNESIEKENLKVEVMRAHAMINVLHSRIGDLTKENNELKSGG